The nucleotide window caaccacctcatcctctgtcatccacttctcctccctccttcaatctttcccagcatcagggtctttccaaatgaccTTCTTCACACCAGGTTGTCAAAGTATTGTGTGATATAAGACTGATAATAATCTCTTTCTGCACCTCAGTTTGTTCATTTGCACAAGTGGGAAATTGACAATGTAATCTGCATGGctctttcagcttcaacagcatgtAACTGTTAGATAATTCATTTGCTAAGTTTTTTATTCCACCCTATGCTttatttttccccccactttttttgACTGttttgagtctttgttgctgctcatgggctttctaTAGTTGTGGTGGGTGGGGTACTTTCTAGTGGTGGCACATTGGCTTTTCATTGCCgtgatttctcttgttgtggagtttGCACTCTAGAGTGTGTGGGtttcaacagttgtggtgcatgggcttggttgctccacagcatgtgggactcTCCTGGATGAGGAATCCAACCCATGCCCCCTCCATCAgcaggcagcttcttaaccactagaccaccagggaagaccaaaacTATGCTTTAGATCAGAGAATCAAGAAGAATAATTTATTGCCatcataaaatgataaaataacagGGTGTTTATATAATTCCAGGGCAAACTCTTTGCTGTTTACCAGAtgctctttgctttttcattaCTACAGAGAATTTAGAAAATTCCCATGGAGAATGGCACAGAGGTGACGGACTTCATCCTGGTGGGTCTAACCAATGCTCCAGAACTTCAGATCCCCCTCTTTATTGTGTTCACCCTCATTTACCTCATCAGTGTTTTGGGAAACCTGGGGATGATCACACTGATCCTGTTGGACTCCTGTCTCCACACCCCAATGTACTTTTTCATCATTAATCTGTCTTTGGTGGACTTTGGCTACTCCTCAGCTGTCACACCAAAAGTGATGGCTGGGTTTCTTAGAGCAGACAAGGTCATCTCATACAATGCCTGTGCTACTCAGATATTCTTTTTCGCAGCCTTTGCCAGTGTGGAAAATTTCCTCTTAGCTGCAATGGCCTATGATCGCCACGCTGCAGTGTGTGAACCCCTACATTACACCATCACCATGAAGAAGAGTGTGTGTGCCCATCTGGCCATAGGCTCCTACGTCTGTGGATTCGTGAATGCCTCCATCCACGTTGGGGGCACGTtcagtctttctctgtgtgagtcCAAGCTGGTCCATCACTTTTTCTGTGATATTCCAGCTGTCATGGCTCTCTCTTGCTCTGATAAACATGTTAGAGAGGTGGTTCTCATTTTAATTTCAGGCTTTAATGTCTTTTTTGCTCTTCTGGTAATATTTATTTCCTACCTTCTCATATTTATCACTGTCTTGAAGATGCACTCAGCTAAGGGATACCAAAAAGCTTTGTCCACCTGCGCTAGTCACCTCTCAGCCGTCAGCATCTTCTATGGGACAATCATCTTCATGTACTTGCAACCCAGCTCCAATCACTCCATGGACACAGACAAAGTAGCCTCTGTGTTCTATGCTATGGtcatccccatgctgaaccctatagtctacagcctgaggaacaaaGAGGTGAAAAGTGCATTCAAGAAGGTTTGGGGGAAGGCAAAATTCTCTCTAGGATTTTAATGCTGCATGATGTACAATAATCTAGTTTTGTTCCTCTTAAGTCTTTCCATTCACATTTTTAGACTTGAAGTACATTTAATTGCTAAAGTTATATTCTTACCACTCAGAAATCTGttgtataataaaaaataaagtgtatgtGATACTTGAACTAAATATGGCTCAAGTAAAGCATAAGATATTTTGAGTCctgcttcttaaaaatatttctaatggtTTTTGACCTATTCACTTGCTACACAGGCATTTTCTCTATCACATGGCAGTGCAAACATACATGTAAATCAGTAGGACCAGCAAGTTCATGAACAGAAACACATATGTATGCTCTGTGTGGGCATATGATCACATACGCATTGCCCTGGTAAATTTGTGGTATAGGTGGTTTATAATGCAAtaatttaagataatttaaaGGTATTAGAATGCAAATTTATGTctaatcttctttatttctttaatggaATATCTGTTTTAAGAGCcttaattggttaaaaaaaaaaaagttatgtaatCCTAAATGAAAGGATGGGCTTCATTGGCACATTTTATTGAAAGACACATAAATATCACATTCAAATGAAGTTATATTTCTGTCTTGGCTGAGTCATTTTGTAAAACCAAATGTTCACATTACAATTTTCAAAAGGATAAACGAActtgaatataagaaaaataaaggaaaataaaagcattttccattatttatatATGACCACAAAgtttaatgatattttttaaaaatgcagagagTATTGATAACATTGTGCATTTTCTGTCTGCAAATGCTTTGAAATGGTTGATGCGTCTCATTTGTTCATACTTTAGTTGAGTTAGGTCACATTTTTTGCTCTCCGAGTCTTCTCCCGGCTCCATTCACACCAATTCCCTTGCTATTTCTTGACAACTTCACATGTTTCTGCATCAGAGCCTTTGAATTTGCTGCTCCGAGTGAATGTCCTTAAATGTTATCCTAACCCAGAGACTTCCCTGACTATCTTTATAAAACACTCTCTCATCCCCTTACACACCAACTCTTAaccctgtatttttctttataatccttATCAACACTCactcatgtatatttatttgcCCTCTGGTTTGTTAACTATTTCTCCCTGTTAGAATGTAAGTTCCTAAGAACAGTGACTTTATCTCTTTTTCTCATCATGTGATTCTCTGTATTTAATGGTTATGTGTTTCATAGTAGATTCTCAGTAAACAATTATCAAAAGTACAAATAAATTGAGTCTTTTTTGCATCATATGTTAAATCTTTGAACTGCTGATGATTATATTACAGTGTATTCCCCTTAGTAAAATCAAAATCAATTAGGGTATTGGAACATAAATTTATGTTgaacctttatttatttaattgaaaaattgTCCAATGTAGAAGAGTTTTGCCATTTTTCAAATGAAGGTATCATTTTATTGGCACATTTTATGGAAAGCTACCTAAGCATAGCATTTAATggattataataatattttcatcTTGACTCAGTCATTTTGGAGAAATGCATCTTCACATGATAATTttcaaagacataaaatgacTAGAGTAGAAGAAAACTGGTGGGGCAGAGAAGTGAGGAAACGCAGAAACAAAGGGAAGTAGTCAAGGGAGACCAAATAATAACAGTTTAGTAAGTAAGCAAAGTCTaggccctttagttccttctcaagggctgtagataatattctgggccacagatactgaaacccccaccaggtggagacATGATGATACGTAATGACCAGACTATAGTCacgacataagctgccacaattccaagaattggccaaaaaaaaaccatGGGAACAAaatgaccctggaactgaagctTCATTGTCATTAAAACAATCAAAAGgacactggtcagaccactgaaGACCAGTTTCAAGATGACTGTATTGTGTCTACATGTAGCTCCCCCTCTCAGCCTATGAAAGCTTTTGCCCTCTGATTGTTGGGGTTGGGGACAGAGCTGGCCTTTGGACAGGAGTCTGCCCTTCCCGCCAGTTGCCATCATCCAAAATGAAGCaaattttcctttccaccaaccttgccTTTAATGACTTTTGAGTGGTGAACAGTCAGAACCCACTCTCAGTTACACAATGAACTTTTGGAATCCACAGCATCTGATAGATCATCTGAAACcatcttaaacattttttcctttggaattaTGTCTCATTAAGTGGTGAGTAACATCAGATAGATTCTATATAGTAAGTCACAAAAAACACAAAGATAAGAAactattaaaagtttttaatatttgattCAGTTTGGAAAATTACTTCATATGCTGAATGTATAATTAACTCTAATaactctaagggcttccctggtggctcagatggtaaagcatctgcctgcaatgcgggagacgggggttcaatgcctgggtagggaagatcccctggagaaggaaatggcaatccaccccagcactcttgcctggaaaatcccatggacggaggagcctgataagttacagtccatgggattgcaaacaccCATATTGAATGTAAATATAACCTATATTCAGTAAACTAGTATGAAATATAATTATCACTTGATTTTTGCCTTCCAGTGATCTGTAATAATGCTACACAATGGTATTTGTTCCTTTGCCTTCTCTATCTCTATGCAATTAGAAGCATTCAGCATCTCAAGGTTTATAAGACTGTGCTTTAATGCCTTAAGGCAGTCATGCTGATTCTAGCGGGACAAGCATAAGTTTATCTCACCAGCGTGTGTTGATGGGATACTAGAGACATTCCCTCTAGCCCTAAAGTCCATGCGACGAGGAATGTTTCTCTTGCTAGAatcattttgttattattattttaaatatttttaaaattttagagtactctaaaattttaaaaacagtttacaGAGGTATTACTGACAATTCCCATATACACATTCCCTGACCCAGTTTCCCCTACTGGGACTCTCTTTACCATGTGTGAAAGGGAAACTCTGTCAGTCGTGtccttctctctgtttcttcaggtcagaatactggagtggatagcccttcccttctccaggggatcttcccaacccagagatcgaacccaggtctcccgcattgcaggcagcttcttcactggctgagccaccagggaccttTGTCAAACCTGGACATCAACATTGGCATTACTACTATTTAAGCTTCAGATTTTACCTGGATTTTGCAATTTTTTCCaaccacatttttttctcttctaggaGACAACTCAGGAACAGCATTGAGTGGACATCTCACGGTTCCTTCATCCCTTCTTGTCTATAACAGTTTCTcagtttttcctcatttttcatatTCCTAAAGTTTGGGGGAATACTAACTAGATGTTTTGTAAAGTCTCCTAACTtgcatttgtttgatttttttttatcatcgtTAGATGAAGGTTGGGGTTTATGTGAAGAATAAGACCCCTTTTCAT belongs to Bos indicus x Bos taurus breed Angus x Brahman F1 hybrid chromosome 15, Bos_hybrid_MaternalHap_v2.0, whole genome shotgun sequence and includes:
- the LOC113904628 gene encoding olfactory receptor 5B2-like, whose amino-acid sequence is MENGTEVTDFILVGLTNAPELQIPLFIVFTLIYLISVLGNLGMITLILLDSCLHTPMYFFIINLSLVDFGYSSAVTPKVMAGFLRADKVISYNACATQIFFFAAFASVENFLLAAMAYDRHAAVCEPLHYTITMKKSVCAHLAIGSYVCGFVNASIHVGGTFSLSLCESKLVHHFFCDIPAVMALSCSDKHVREVVLILISGFNVFFALLVIFISYLLIFITVLKMHSAKGYQKALSTCASHLSAVSIFYGTIIFMYLQPSSNHSMDTDKVASVFYAMVIPMLNPIVYSLRNKEVKSAFKKVWGKAKFSLGF